The Salmonella enterica subsp. houtenae serovar Houten genome has a segment encoding these proteins:
- the mppA gene encoding periplasmic murein tripeptide transport protein, also negative regulator of mulitple antibiotic resistance, with product MRHSVSVTCCALLVSSFSLAYAADVPGGTVLAEKQELVRHIKDEPASLDPAKAVGLPEIQVIRDLFEGLVNQNEKGEIIPGVASQWKSNDNRIWTFTLRDNAQWADGTPVTAEDFVYSWQRLVDPKTLSPFAWFAALAGITNAQAIIDGKATPDQLGVSAVDARTLRIQLDKPLPWFASLTANFAFYPVQKANVESGKDWMKPGKLIGNGAYVLKERVVNEKLVVVPNTHYWDNAKTVLQKVTFLPINQESAATKRYLAGDIDITESFPKNMYQKLLKDIPGQVYTPPQLGTYYYAFNTLKGPTADSRVRLALSMTIDRRLMAEKVLGTGEKPAWHFTPDVTAGFTPDPSPFEQMSQEELNAQAKTLLRAAGYGSQKPLKLTLLYNTSENHQKIAIAVASMWKKNLGVDVKLQNQEWKTYIDSRNTGNFDVIRASWVGDYNEPSTFLSLLTSTHTGNISRFTNPAYDKILTQATMENTAEARNADYNAAEKILTEQAPIAPIYQYTNGRLIKPWVKGYPITNPEDVAYSRTMYIVKH from the coding sequence ATGAGGCATTCTGTTTCAGTAACCTGTTGTGCGCTGTTGGTTAGCAGCTTTTCCCTGGCATATGCTGCGGATGTTCCCGGCGGAACGGTACTGGCAGAGAAACAAGAACTGGTGCGTCATATCAAAGATGAGCCCGCTTCGTTAGATCCAGCGAAAGCCGTTGGGCTGCCTGAAATTCAGGTGATCCGCGATCTGTTTGAAGGGCTGGTTAACCAGAACGAAAAGGGTGAAATTATCCCTGGCGTCGCCAGCCAATGGAAGAGCAATGATAATCGTATCTGGACGTTTACGTTGCGGGATAATGCGCAATGGGCCGATGGAACGCCGGTGACCGCCGAGGATTTTGTCTATAGCTGGCAACGCCTCGTTGATCCCAAAACGCTTTCCCCCTTCGCCTGGTTTGCCGCTCTGGCTGGCATCACTAATGCGCAAGCCATTATCGACGGTAAAGCTACGCCGGATCAGCTTGGCGTCAGTGCCGTGGACGCGCGCACTTTGCGTATTCAGCTTGACAAGCCGTTGCCCTGGTTTGCCAGTCTGACCGCTAATTTTGCCTTTTATCCGGTCCAAAAGGCGAATGTCGAAAGCGGCAAAGACTGGATGAAGCCGGGGAAACTGATCGGCAATGGCGCGTATGTGCTTAAAGAGCGCGTGGTAAATGAAAAACTGGTGGTCGTGCCTAATACGCATTACTGGGATAACGCGAAAACGGTACTGCAAAAAGTGACATTTTTACCCATTAACCAGGAATCGGCTGCGACGAAACGTTACCTTGCCGGTGATATTGATATCACCGAATCTTTCCCTAAAAATATGTACCAGAAATTATTGAAGGATATTCCAGGGCAAGTTTATACGCCGCCGCAATTAGGGACTTATTATTATGCGTTTAATACGCTGAAAGGGCCGACGGCGGATTCCCGCGTTCGTCTGGCGCTAAGTATGACCATTGATCGCCGTTTAATGGCGGAAAAAGTCTTAGGTACCGGTGAAAAACCGGCCTGGCATTTTACACCGGATGTCACGGCAGGATTTACGCCAGACCCTTCGCCGTTTGAACAAATGAGCCAGGAAGAACTTAATGCCCAGGCTAAAACATTACTTCGCGCAGCAGGCTACGGATCGCAGAAGCCGCTTAAATTAACCCTGCTTTACAATACGTCAGAAAACCATCAGAAAATCGCCATTGCGGTGGCGTCAATGTGGAAGAAAAATCTGGGGGTGGACGTGAAATTGCAAAACCAGGAGTGGAAAACGTATATCGACAGCCGGAATACCGGTAATTTTGATGTTATACGCGCCTCCTGGGTGGGTGATTACAACGAACCGTCGACTTTCTTATCCTTATTAACGTCCACGCATACGGGGAATATTTCACGCTTTACTAATCCGGCTTATGACAAAATCCTGACGCAGGCGACGATGGAAAATACCGCCGAAGCGCGTAACGCGGATTATAATGCAGCGGAGAAAATTCTGACGGAACAAGCGCCTATAGCGCCTATTTATCAGTATACCAATGGCCGGTTAATTAAACCGTGGGTAAAGGGATATCCCATTACTAACCCGGAAGATGTGGCCTATAGCCGTACGATGTATATCGTGAAGCACTAA
- the CAB222 gene encoding LysR family transcriptional regulator has translation MLKENFNELQFFLVVAKERSFTKAAGKLGVSQSALSHAVKALETRLNVRLLTRTTRSVAPTEAGERILACLEPGLAILEQELENIVQMSGIASGNIRLSVGEHAMRNLLWPKLKPFLREYPEIHVELVVDNGFVDIVRGGFDAGVRLGESVDKDMIAVKIGPDMRLVTVASPGYLSQHGAPQTPHDLQDHCCINMRLPTAGGVYHWEFEKEGKPLRVKVEGQLTLNRLMERIDAAREGFGITCVPEDSVAEHIRTGALVKVLDEWSPSFAGYYLYYPSRRQHPPAFALLIEALRYNG, from the coding sequence ATGCTGAAAGAGAATTTTAATGAACTGCAATTTTTTCTTGTGGTGGCGAAAGAGCGCAGTTTTACCAAAGCGGCGGGGAAACTTGGCGTGTCGCAGTCGGCCCTGAGTCATGCTGTCAAAGCTCTGGAGACGCGGCTGAATGTGCGGCTGCTGACCCGCACAACCCGGAGCGTGGCGCCGACGGAAGCCGGAGAGCGTATTCTCGCCTGCCTGGAGCCCGGGCTGGCAATACTGGAGCAGGAGCTGGAAAATATCGTTCAGATGAGCGGCATTGCATCAGGCAATATCCGGCTTTCCGTTGGTGAACACGCGATGCGCAATCTGCTGTGGCCGAAGCTGAAACCGTTTCTGCGCGAATATCCGGAAATTCACGTTGAACTGGTGGTGGATAATGGTTTTGTCGATATTGTCCGGGGCGGTTTTGATGCGGGGGTGCGGCTGGGGGAAAGCGTGGATAAAGACATGATCGCCGTGAAAATTGGCCCGGATATGCGGCTGGTGACGGTGGCATCACCGGGCTATTTAAGCCAACACGGCGCACCGCAGACGCCTCATGATTTACAGGATCACTGCTGTATCAATATGCGTCTGCCCACGGCAGGCGGCGTTTACCACTGGGAGTTTGAGAAAGAGGGAAAACCGCTACGCGTAAAAGTAGAGGGACAATTAACCCTCAACCGGCTGATGGAACGCATTGATGCGGCGCGGGAAGGTTTTGGCATTACCTGTGTGCCGGAGGATTCGGTCGCGGAGCATATCCGGACCGGCGCACTGGTTAAGGTGCTGGACGAGTGGAGCCCGTCCTTTGCCGGTTACTATCTCTATTACCCCAGCCGCAGACAGCACCCACCGGCTTTTGCGCTATTGATCGAGGCGCTGCGTTATAACGGATAG
- the ytbE_1 gene encoding aldo/keto reductase yields MLRWLYQRGMVSLAKTVRKARMAENIHILDFGLSTDDMQRITALDTVTSAFFSHRDPAIVEWLADRKLDV; encoded by the coding sequence GTGCTGCGCTGGCTATATCAGCGCGGTATGGTGTCGCTGGCGAAAACGGTACGTAAAGCGCGAATGGCAGAGAATATCCATATCCTCGACTTCGGACTGAGTACTGATGACATGCAGCGAATTACCGCGTTGGATACCGTAACCAGCGCCTTCTTCTCGCATCGCGACCCGGCCATCGTGGAGTGGCTGGCAGATCGAAAACTCGACGTTTAA
- the iolS_1 gene encoding aldo/keto reductase: MQKRYLGQSGLEVSALGLGCMGLSHGYGPATDTRQAIELIRAAVERGVTFFDTAEVYGPYLNEDVVGEALKPFRDRVVIATKFGFTFGDDNKQQILNSRPENIRKAVEGSLKRLKTEVIDLLYQHRVDPDVPIEDVAGTVKELIAEGKVKHFGLSEAGAKTIRRAHAVQPVAALQSEYSMWWREPEQDILPLLEELGIGFVPFSPLGKGFLTGTIKAGATFGKDDFRSIVPRFATAALEANEKLVALLGELAGEKGVTSAQIALAWLLAQKPWIVPIPGTTKQHRLEENLAAAELTLATEDLRKITQALDAVDIVGERYPAALQARVGR; encoded by the coding sequence ATGCAAAAGCGTTATCTTGGTCAATCCGGGCTTGAAGTCTCCGCGCTGGGGCTGGGATGTATGGGGCTGAGTCACGGCTATGGCCCGGCGACCGATACCCGTCAGGCAATCGAACTCATCCGCGCCGCCGTTGAGCGTGGCGTGACCTTCTTCGACACTGCCGAAGTCTATGGCCCCTATCTGAATGAAGACGTGGTCGGTGAAGCGCTGAAGCCGTTTCGCGACCGGGTGGTGATTGCCACCAAATTTGGTTTTACCTTCGGTGATGACAACAAACAGCAGATTTTAAACAGTCGTCCGGAGAATATCCGCAAAGCGGTAGAGGGATCTCTGAAGCGCCTCAAAACCGAGGTTATTGATCTGTTGTATCAGCACCGCGTCGATCCCGACGTGCCGATTGAAGACGTGGCTGGCACGGTGAAAGAATTGATTGCCGAAGGCAAAGTGAAGCACTTTGGCCTCTCTGAAGCGGGAGCTAAAACGATTCGCCGTGCCCATGCGGTACAGCCAGTAGCAGCCTTGCAGAGCGAATACTCCATGTGGTGGCGCGAACCTGAGCAGGACATTCTGCCGCTGCTGGAAGAGCTGGGTATTGGTTTTGTGCCGTTCAGTCCTTTAGGTAAAGGTTTTCTGACCGGGACGATTAAGGCCGGAGCCACCTTCGGCAAGGACGATTTCCGAAGCATTGTGCCGCGGTTTGCGACAGCGGCGCTTGAGGCCAATGAGAAACTGGTTGCCCTGCTGGGAGAACTTGCGGGTGAAAAAGGGGTGACCTCCGCGCAAATCGCGCTGGCCTGGCTACTGGCGCAAAAACCGTGGATCGTGCCGATTCCCGGAACCACGAAACAACATCGGCTGGAAGAAAACCTGGCCGCGGCAGAGCTCACGCTGGCGACTGAAGATTTGCGCAAAATAACCCAGGCGCTTGATGCAGTAGACATCGTGGGCGAGCGTTATCCTGCGGCGCTTCAGGCCCGGGTAGGCCGTTAG